In a genomic window of Magnolia sinica isolate HGM2019 chromosome 14, MsV1, whole genome shotgun sequence:
- the LOC131225221 gene encoding BI1-like protein, with the protein MECLRTSNQQVVNIPHTLQCAVLCPLYSYRQSHPLNFIFLGLFTLCLSISVGIACANTKGRIMLEALILTSIVVSTLTGYTFWAAKKGKDFSYLTPVLFAGLTVLILTSFIQVGNLQYILIILLLVFDELLYSCHCSLYHFSSAQLHF; encoded by the exons ATGGAATGTCTTCGAACATCCAATCAGCAAGTAGTTAACATACCTCATACTCTCCAATGTGCAGTGTTGTGCCCCTTGTATTCATATCGGCAGAGTCATCCATTGAATTTTATATTCCTTGGACTATTCACACTTTGCCTGAGCATAAGCGTTGGAATTGCCTGTGCTAACACAAAAG GAAGAATCATGCTTGAGGCATTGATTTTAACATCAATTGTGGTTTCTACCTTGACTGGTTATACTTTCTGGGCTGCAAAGAAGGGCAAGGACTTTAGCTATCTTACACCCGTTCTATTTGCAGGACTTACTGTCCTTATCCTGACTAGTTTTATCCAGGTTGGGAATCTTCAATACATTCTGATTATCCTTCTCTTGGTGTTTGATGAACTCCTGTACTCATGTCATTGTTCTCTTTATCACTTCTCATCTGCTCAATTACACTTCTGA